From Juglans regia cultivar Chandler chromosome 8, Walnut 2.0, whole genome shotgun sequence, the proteins below share one genomic window:
- the LOC109006815 gene encoding GDSL esterase/lipase At1g54790 isoform X3: MAVKIIIIPILTLFSIILPLANSIDFHYPIVFNFGDSNSDTGGLAAGLGFRLAPPNGQIYFKTSSGRFCDGRLILDFLSSLALSMATKTCILHVLSLIMFICLPLSKCIHFNFPVVFNFGDSNSDTGELIASGIESLVPPNGESYFQTPSGRYCDGRLIIDFLMDAMDLPFLNAYLDSIGVPSFRKGCNFAAAGSTILPATATSVSPFSFGIQVAQFLRFKARVIELMAKSKKFVKYLPKEEYFDEALYMFDIGQNDLAGAFYSKSFDQVLATIPTILVEFENGIKKLYDQGARNFWIHNTGPLGCLTQNVARFGTDPSKLDELGCVSAHNQAAKLFNIQLHALCIKLQAQYLDANVTFVDIFNIKFNLIANYSRYGFEQPIMACCGYGGPPLNYDSRISCGQTKILNGTSATAKGCSDSTAYVNWDGIHYTEAANQYVSSQILTGKYSDPPFSEKMPFLLKLKF; the protein is encoded by the exons ATGGCTGTAAAGATCATTATTATCCCAATTCTCACCTTGTTTTCAATCATTTTACCACTTGCAAACTCCATTGACTTCCATTATCCCATTGTTTTCAACTTTGGAGATTCGAATTCTGACACAGGTGGGCTTGCTGCTGGGCTTGGCTTCCGCCTTGCCCCTCCAAATGGACAAATTTATTTCAAGACATCTTCAGGGAGATTCTGTGATGGTCGTCTCATCTTAGACTTCCTCA GCTCTCTTGCATTATCCATGGCTACCAAGACCTGCATACTCCATGTTCTTTCCTTAATTATGTTCATCTGCTTGCCCCTTTCCAAATGCATTCACTTCAACTTTCCTGTGGTTTTCAACTTCGGGGACTCGAATTCTGACACGGGCGAGCTTATTGCCTCCGGGATTGAGAGCCTCGTGCCTCCTAATGGAGAGAGTTACTTCCAAACTCCATCTGGGAGATACTGTGATGGCCGTCTAATCATTGATTTTCTCA TGGATGCAATGGATCTTCCATTTCTAAATGCCTATCTGGATTCAATTGGAGTGCCAAGTTTCCGAAAAGGCTGTAATTTTGCAGCTGCTGGTTCAACCATACTTCCAGCAACTGCAACATCTGTCAGCCCATTCTCATTTGGGATTCAGGTGGCTCAGTTCCTCCGATTCAAAGCTCGGGTTATCGAACTGATGGCTAAAA GTAAGAAATTTGTGAAGTACCTCCCAAAAGAAGAATATTTTGATGAGGCGCTTTACATGTTCGACATAGGCCAGAATGATCTTGCTGGTGCTTTTTATTCCAAGTCATTCGATCAAGTTCTTGCTACAATTCCAACAATCCTGGttgagtttgaaaatggaataaAG AAACTATATGATCAAGGGGCTAGGAATTTTTGGATACACAACACGGGTCCTCTTGGATGCTTGACTCAGAATGTTGCCAGATTTGGAACTGACCCATCAAAGCTTGATGAGCTAGGATGTGTAAGCGCGCATAACCAAGCAGCTAAACTTTTCAACATCCAGCTTCATGCTCTCTGCATAAAACTGCAAGCCCAATATTTGGATGCAAATGTCACCTTTGTTGATATCTTTAACATAAAATTCAACCTCATTGCAAATTATTCCCGATACG GATTTGAACAACCAATTATGGCTTGCTGTGGGTACGGGGGTCCACCATTGAATTATGACAGTCGCATTAGCTGTGGACAAACAAAGATCTTGAACGGGACCTCGGCCACGGCCAAAGGGTGCTCAGACAGTACTGCGTATGTCAATTGGGATGGAATTCATTACACTGAGGCTGCAAATCAGTATGTCTCATCACAGATACTCACTGGAAAATATTCTGATCCTCCTTTCTCGGAAAAGATGCCTTTCCTACTGAAGCTTAAGTTCTGA
- the LOC118349270 gene encoding cytoplasmic tRNA 2-thiolation protein 2-like — MACNASSCQSNCHRNEEQAQEEEFGGSANSISNYNDRNLNVCVKCKSNEPISGGNAEDGRFCADCFRSNLYGKFRLAVISNAMICPTDNVLVAFSGGSSSRVALQFVHEMQDKSQKNFDASRDRSLPVFGVGVAFIDERAIFPVSSHEIDKAIQDFRSIVSALAPPRKELHVVPIENICSSSSSDGRDRLKNLLDAISDSTGKEDLLLHLRMLSLQKIASENGYNRVVLGSCTSSIACHVISAIVKGQGYSLPGDIQYVDARWEIPVVLPLRDCLTQELNRLCHLDGFVI, encoded by the exons ATGGCGTGCAACGCCTCAAGCTGCCAGTCCAATTGCCATCGAAACGAAGAACAAGCACAAGAAGAAGAATTTGGTGGGTCAGCTAATTCGATTTCTAATTACAATGATCGGAATCTGAATGTTTGCGTCAAGTGCAAGTCCAACGAGCCCATTTCTGGCGGCAACGCCGAAGATGGGCGCTTTTGCGCTGATTGCTTCCGAAGTAACCTGTATGGGAAGTTCAGGCTCGCTGTCATCTCCAACGCCATGATTTGTCCCACTGATAACGTTCTCGTCGCCTTCTCTGGTGGCTCTTCATCAAG AGTCGCTCTACAGTTTGTGCATGAGATGCAAGATAAGTCCCAAAAGAATTTTGATGCAAGTAGAGATAGATCATTACCGGTGTTTGGTGTTGGAGTTGCTTTTATTGATGAACGTGCGATTTTCCCAGTTTCTTCTCATGAAATTGACAAAGCAATCCAAGACTTCAGATCGATTGTGTCTGCTCTAGCCCCACCAAGAAAAGAGTTGCATGTGGTTCCAATTGAGAATATCTGCTCTTCTAGTTCCAGTGACGGAAGGGACAGATTGAAGAACTTACTAGATGCTATTAGTGATTCCACTGGAAAAGAAGATCTTTTGCTGCATCTACGAATGTTGTCCTTGCAAAAG ATTGCCTCTGAAAATGGATACAACAGGGTCGTTCTAGGATCATGCACATCGAGCATTGCTTGCCATGTTATTTCTGCCATTGTGAAG GGCCAGGGATATTCATTGCCAGGAGATATACAATATGTTGATGCAAGGTGGGAGATCCCAGTAGTGCTTCCACTCCGTGACTGTCTTACACAGGAGCTCAACAGGCTTTGCCACCTTGATGGGTTTGTAATTTGA
- the LOC118349269 gene encoding GDSL esterase/lipase At1g54790-like isoform X2, translating into MAVKIIILPILTLFSIILPLANSIDFHYPIVFNFGDSNSDTGGLAAGLGFRLAPPNGQIYFKTSSGRFCDGRLILDFLMDAMDLPFLNAYLDSIGVPSFRKGCNFAAAGSTILPATATSVSPFSFGIQVAQFLRFKARVIELMAKSKKFVKYLPKEEYFDEALYMFDIGQNDLAGAFYSKSFDQVLATIPTILVEFENGIKKLYDQGARNFWIHNTGPLGCLTQNVARFGTDPSKLDELGCVSAHNQAAKLFNIQLHALCIKLQAQYLDANVTFVDIFNIKFNLIANYSRYGFEQPIMACCGYGGPPLNYDSRISCGQTKILNGTSATAKGCSDSTAYVNWDGIHYTEAANQYVSSQILTGKYSDPPFSEKMPFLLKLKF; encoded by the exons ATGGCTGTAAAGATCATTATTCTCCCAATTCTCACCTTGTTTTCAATCATTTTACCACTTGCAAACTCCATTGACTTCCATTATCCCATTGTTTTCAACTTTGGAGATTCGAATTCTGACACAGGTGGGCTTGCTGCTGGGCTTGGCTTCCGCCTTGCCCCTCCAAATGGACAAATTTATTTCAAGACATCTTCAGGGAGATTCTGTGATGGTCGTCTCATCTTAGACTTCCTCA TGGATGCAATGGATCTTCCATTTCTAAATGCCTATCTGGATTCAATTGGAGTGCCAAGTTTCCGAAAAGGCTGTAATTTTGCAGCTGCTGGTTCAACCATACTTCCAGCAACTGCAACATCTGTCAGCCCATTCTCATTTGGGATTCAGGTGGCTCAGTTCCTCCGATTCAAAGCTCGGGTTATCGAACTGATGGCTAAAA GTAAGAAATTTGTGAAGTACCTCCCAAAAGAAGAATATTTTGATGAGGCGCTTTACATGTTCGACATAGGCCAGAATGATCTTGCTGGTGCTTTTTATTCCAAGTCATTCGATCAAGTTCTTGCTACAATTCCAACAATCCTGGttgagtttgaaaatggaataaAG AAACTATATGATCAAGGGGCTAGGAATTTTTGGATACACAACACGGGTCCTCTTGGATGCTTGACTCAGAATGTTGCCAGATTTGGAACTGACCCATCAAAGCTTGATGAGCTAGGATGTGTAAGCGCGCATAACCAAGCAGCTAAACTTTTCAACATCCAGCTTCATGCTCTCTGCATAAAACTGCAAGCCCAATATTTGGATGCAAATGTCACCTTTGTTGATATCTTTAACATAAAATTCAACCTCATTGCAAATTATTCCCGATACG GATTTGAACAACCAATTATGGCTTGCTGTGGGTACGGGGGTCCACCATTGAATTATGACAGTCGCATTAGCTGTGGACAAACAAAGATCTTGAACGGGACCTCGGCCACGGCCAAAGGGTGCTCAGACAGTACTGCGTATGTCAATTGGGATGGAATTCATTACACTGAGGCTGCAAATCAGTATGTCTCATCACAGATACTCACTGGAAAATATTCTGATCCTCCTTTCTCGGAAAAGATGCCTTTCCTACTGAAGCTTAAGTTCTGA
- the LOC109006815 gene encoding GDSL esterase/lipase At1g54790 isoform X2, which produces MAVKIIIIPILTLFSIILPLANSIDFHYPIVFNFGDSNSDTGGLAAGLGFRLAPPNGQIYFKTSSGRFCDGRLILDFLMDAMDLPFLNAYLDSIGVPSFRKGCNFAAAGSTILPATATSVSPFSFGIQVAQFLRFKARVIELMAKSKKFVKYLPKEEYFDEALYMFDIGQNDLAGAFYSKSFDQVLATIPTILVEFENGIKKLYDQGARNFWIHNTGPLGCLTQNVARFGTDPSKLDELGCVSAHNQAAKLFNIQLHALCIKLQAQYLDANVTFVDIFNIKFNLIANYSRYGFEQPIMACCGYGGPPLNYDSRISCGQTKILNGTSATAKGCSDSTAYVNWDGIHYTEAANQYVSSQILTGKYSDPPFSEKMPFLLKLKF; this is translated from the exons ATGGCTGTAAAGATCATTATTATCCCAATTCTCACCTTGTTTTCAATCATTTTACCACTTGCAAACTCCATTGACTTCCATTATCCCATTGTTTTCAACTTTGGAGATTCGAATTCTGACACAGGTGGGCTTGCTGCTGGGCTTGGCTTCCGCCTTGCCCCTCCAAATGGACAAATTTATTTCAAGACATCTTCAGGGAGATTCTGTGATGGTCGTCTCATCTTAGACTTCCTCA TGGATGCAATGGATCTTCCATTTCTAAATGCCTATCTGGATTCAATTGGAGTGCCAAGTTTCCGAAAAGGCTGTAATTTTGCAGCTGCTGGTTCAACCATACTTCCAGCAACTGCAACATCTGTCAGCCCATTCTCATTTGGGATTCAGGTGGCTCAGTTCCTCCGATTCAAAGCTCGGGTTATCGAACTGATGGCTAAAA GTAAGAAATTTGTGAAGTACCTCCCAAAAGAAGAATATTTTGATGAGGCGCTTTACATGTTCGACATAGGCCAGAATGATCTTGCTGGTGCTTTTTATTCCAAGTCATTCGATCAAGTTCTTGCTACAATTCCAACAATCCTGGttgagtttgaaaatggaataaAG AAACTATATGATCAAGGGGCTAGGAATTTTTGGATACACAACACGGGTCCTCTTGGATGCTTGACTCAGAATGTTGCCAGATTTGGAACTGACCCATCAAAGCTTGATGAGCTAGGATGTGTAAGCGCGCATAACCAAGCAGCTAAACTTTTCAACATCCAGCTTCATGCTCTCTGCATAAAACTGCAAGCCCAATATTTGGATGCAAATGTCACCTTTGTTGATATCTTTAACATAAAATTCAACCTCATTGCAAATTATTCCCGATACG GATTTGAACAACCAATTATGGCTTGCTGTGGGTACGGGGGTCCACCATTGAATTATGACAGTCGCATTAGCTGTGGACAAACAAAGATCTTGAACGGGACCTCGGCCACGGCCAAAGGGTGCTCAGACAGTACTGCGTATGTCAATTGGGATGGAATTCATTACACTGAGGCTGCAAATCAGTATGTCTCATCACAGATACTCACTGGAAAATATTCTGATCCTCCTTTCTCGGAAAAGATGCCTTTCCTACTGAAGCTTAAGTTCTGA
- the LOC109006817 gene encoding UPF0603 protein At1g54780, chloroplastic, whose protein sequence is METILSPRSLAPLFSSKNSCPKTLSSSAIQPRSSSLFLSKTVPSSLKRYQPHPFNVPLPIPKSWLSYAQQGLAALALTLALNFSPLLPSGNALASEFDVLYEGPPNESYVVDDAGVLSRVTKSDLKRLLSDLESRKNFRINFITVRKLTSKADAFEYADQVLERWYPSIEEGSNKGIVVLVTSQKEGAVTGGPAFIQAVGENILDGTVTENLPVLATEEKYNEAVYSSAKRLVAAIDGLPDPGGPKFKDNKRESNYKSREETDEKRGQFSLVVGGLLVIAFVVPMAQYYAYVSRK, encoded by the exons ATGGAAACCATTCTGTCTCCTCGTTCTCTTGCTCCTCTCTTCAGCTCCAAAAATTCCTGTCCAAAGACCCTATCGTCGTCCGCTATCCAACCCAGATCAagttctctttttctctccaaAACCGTTCCTTCTAGCCTCAAAAGATACCAACCTCATCCTTTTAATGTACCTTTACCAATACCCAAAAGCTGGCTTTCTTATGCGCAACAGGGACTAGCAGCTCTAGCGCTCACTCTAGCTCTCAACTTTAGCCCACTCTTGCCTAGTGGCAATGCATTAGCTTCTGAATTTGATGTACTTTACGAAGGGCCACCTAACGAATCATACGTAGTTGACGATGCAGGCGTGCTTAGTCGGGTGACAAAATCGGATTTGAAGAGGTTGTTGTCGGACTTGGAGTCCAGGAAGAACTTCCGCATTAATTTCATCACTGTTCGAAAGCTCACC AGTAAAGCTGATGCTTTTGAGTATGCTGACCAAGTTTTGGAGCGTTGGTATCCCTCAATAGAAGAGGGCAGTAATAAGGGCATTGTTGTGCTTGTTACCAGTCAAAAAGAAGGGGCAGTCACAGGGGGCCCTGCATTTATCCAGGCTGTTGGAGAGAATATCCTTGATGGCACTGTAACAGAAAATCTTCCTG TCCTGGCTACTGAAGAAAAGTACAATGAAGCTGTTTATAGCAGTGCCAAGAGACTAGTTGCTGCCATTGATGGGCTTCCAGATCCTGGCGGCCCCAAGTTTAAAGATAATAAACGAGAATCAAACTACAAAAGCAGGGAAGAGACAGATGAGAAGAGGGGACAATTCTCTCTGGTAGTTGGAGGTTTGTTAGTGATTGCCTTTGTTGTTCCTATGGCACAATACTATGCATATGTCTCCAGGAAGTGA
- the LOC109006814 gene encoding uncharacterized protein LOC109006814, which produces MAILLSLPPHPPNPPQNPNSATTKPISLTAPKPTAFTTISKRHFLLKTTSLSIISLTLSYPVAHSSAEPSVPPKSALSGIANTKSWFQFFGDGFAIRIPPQFEDIMEPEDYNAGLSLYGDKAKPKTFAARFASSDGSEVLSVVIRPTNQLKITFLEAKDITDLGSLKEAAKIFVPGGSNLYSARTLKIKEEEGLRTYYFYEFGRDEQHVALVAAVNSGKAIIAGATAPQSKWDDDGVRLRSAAVSLTIL; this is translated from the exons ATGGCCATTCTCCTCTCCCTTCCTCCACACCCACCAAACCCTCCCCAAAACCCCAATTCTGCCACCACCAAACCCATCTCTCTCACCGCTCCCAAACCCACAGCTTTCACCACCATCTCCAAGAGGCACTTTCTCCTTAAAACTACTTCGCTCTCCATCATTTCCTTGACCCTATCATACCCAGTTGCCCATTCTTCAGCTGAACCTTCAGTGCCACCGAAATCGGCTCTCTCGGGCATTGCAAACACTAAGTCTTGGTTCCAGTTCTTTGGCGATGGGTTCGCCATTCGTATCCCCCCACAGTTTGAAGACATCATGGAGCCTGAG GATTACAATGCCGGATTGTCTCTATATGGAGACAAGGCAAAACCTAAGACCTTTGCTGCAAGATTTGCGTCATCGGATGG ATCTGAAGTTTTGAGCGTTGTCATTCGCCCAACCAATCAACTTAAGATCACCTTCTTGGAG GCCAAAGACATTACTGATTTAGGTTCTTTGAAGGAGGCTGCAAAAATTTTTGTTCCAG GAGGGTCAAATTTATACTCTGCAAGAACtctaaaaataaaggaagaggaAGGACTCAG GACTTATTACTTCTACGAATTTGGCAGAGATGAACAACATGTAGCACTAGTAGCTGCTGTTAATAGTGGAAAG GCAATTATTGCTGGAGCAACTGCCCCACAGTCTAAATGGGATGATGATGGAGTGAGGCTTCGTTCTGCTGCTGTATCACTTACAATTCTCTAG
- the LOC118349269 gene encoding GDSL esterase/lipase At1g54790-like isoform X3 — protein MAVKIIILPILTLFSIILPLANSIDFHYPIVFNFGDSNSDTGGLAAGLGFRLAPPNGQIYFKTSSGRFCDGRLILDFLSSLALSMATKTCILHVLSLIMFICLPLSKCIHFNFPVVFNFGDSNSDTGELIASGIESLVPPNGESYFQTPSGRYCDGRLIIDFLMDAMDLPFLNAYLDSIGVPSFRKGCNFAAAGSTILPATATSVSPFSFGIQVAQFLRFKARVIELMAKSKKFVKYLPKEEYFDEALYMFDIGQNDLAGAFYSKSFDQVLATIPTILVEFENGIKKLYDQGARNFWIHNTGPLGCLTQNVARFGTDPSKLDELGCVSAHNQAAKLFNIQLHALCIKLQAQYLDANVTFVDIFNIKFNLIANYSRYGFEQPIMACCGYGGPPLNYDSRISCGQTKILNGTSATAKGCSDSTAYVNWDGIHYTEAANQYVSSQILTGKYSDPPFSEKMPFLLKLKF, from the exons ATGGCTGTAAAGATCATTATTCTCCCAATTCTCACCTTGTTTTCAATCATTTTACCACTTGCAAACTCCATTGACTTCCATTATCCCATTGTTTTCAACTTTGGAGATTCGAATTCTGACACAGGTGGGCTTGCTGCTGGGCTTGGCTTCCGCCTTGCCCCTCCAAATGGACAAATTTATTTCAAGACATCTTCAGGGAGATTCTGTGATGGTCGTCTCATCTTAGACTTCCTCA GCTCTCTTGCATTATCCATGGCTACCAAGACCTGCATACTCCATGTTCTTTCCTTAATTATGTTCATCTGCTTGCCCCTTTCCAAATGCATTCACTTCAACTTTCCTGTGGTTTTCAACTTCGGGGACTCGAATTCTGACACGGGCGAGCTTATTGCCTCCGGGATTGAGAGCCTCGTGCCTCCTAATGGAGAGAGTTACTTCCAAACTCCATCTGGGAGATACTGTGATGGCCGTCTAATCATTGATTTTCTCA TGGATGCAATGGATCTTCCATTTCTAAATGCCTATCTGGATTCAATTGGAGTGCCAAGTTTCCGAAAAGGCTGTAATTTTGCAGCTGCTGGTTCAACCATACTTCCAGCAACTGCAACATCTGTCAGCCCATTCTCATTTGGGATTCAGGTGGCTCAGTTCCTCCGATTCAAAGCTCGGGTTATCGAACTGATGGCTAAAA GTAAGAAATTTGTGAAGTACCTCCCAAAAGAAGAATATTTTGATGAGGCGCTTTACATGTTCGACATAGGCCAGAATGATCTTGCTGGTGCTTTTTATTCCAAGTCATTCGATCAAGTTCTTGCTACAATTCCAACAATCCTGGttgagtttgaaaatggaataaAG AAACTATATGATCAAGGGGCTAGGAATTTTTGGATACACAACACGGGTCCTCTTGGATGCTTGACTCAGAATGTTGCCAGATTTGGAACTGACCCATCAAAGCTTGATGAGCTAGGATGTGTAAGCGCGCATAACCAAGCAGCTAAACTTTTCAACATCCAGCTTCATGCTCTCTGCATAAAACTGCAAGCCCAATATTTGGATGCAAATGTCACCTTTGTTGATATCTTTAACATAAAATTCAACCTCATTGCAAATTATTCCCGATACG GATTTGAACAACCAATTATGGCTTGCTGTGGGTACGGGGGTCCACCATTGAATTATGACAGTCGCATTAGCTGTGGACAAACAAAGATCTTGAACGGGACCTCGGCCACGGCCAAAGGGTGCTCAGACAGTACTGCGTATGTCAATTGGGATGGAATTCATTACACTGAGGCTGCAAATCAGTATGTCTCATCACAGATACTCACTGGAAAATATTCTGATCCTCCTTTCTCGGAAAAGATGCCTTTCCTACTGAAGCTTAAGTTCTGA
- the LOC118349269 gene encoding GDSL esterase/lipase At1g54790-like isoform X1: protein MATKTCILHVLSLIMFICLPLSKCIHFNFPVVFNFGDSNSDTGELIASGIESLVPPNGESYFQTPSGRYCDGRLIIDFLMDAMDLPFLNAYLDSIGVPSFRKGCNFAAAGSTILPATATSVSPFSFGIQVAQFLRFKARVIELMAKSKKFVKYLPKEEYFDEALYMFDIGQNDLAGAFYSKSFDQVLATIPTILVEFENGIKKLYDQGARNFWIHNTGPLGCLTQNVARFGTDPSKLDELGCVSAHNQAAKLFNIQLHALCIKLQAQYLDANVTFVDIFNIKFNLIANYSRYGFEQPIMACCGYGGPPLNYDSRISCGQTKILNGTSATAKGCSDSTAYVNWDGIHYTEAANQYVSSQILTGKYSDPPFSEKMPFLLKLKF, encoded by the exons ATGGCTACCAAGACCTGCATACTCCATGTTCTTTCCTTAATTATGTTCATCTGCTTGCCCCTTTCCAAATGCATTCACTTCAACTTTCCTGTGGTTTTCAACTTCGGGGACTCGAATTCTGACACGGGCGAGCTTATTGCCTCCGGGATTGAGAGCCTCGTGCCTCCTAATGGAGAGAGTTACTTCCAAACTCCATCTGGGAGATACTGTGATGGCCGTCTAATCATTGATTTTCTCA TGGATGCAATGGATCTTCCATTTCTAAATGCCTATCTGGATTCAATTGGAGTGCCAAGTTTCCGAAAAGGCTGTAATTTTGCAGCTGCTGGTTCAACCATACTTCCAGCAACTGCAACATCTGTCAGCCCATTCTCATTTGGGATTCAGGTGGCTCAGTTCCTCCGATTCAAAGCTCGGGTTATCGAACTGATGGCTAAAA GTAAGAAATTTGTGAAGTACCTCCCAAAAGAAGAATATTTTGATGAGGCGCTTTACATGTTCGACATAGGCCAGAATGATCTTGCTGGTGCTTTTTATTCCAAGTCATTCGATCAAGTTCTTGCTACAATTCCAACAATCCTGGttgagtttgaaaatggaataaAG AAACTATATGATCAAGGGGCTAGGAATTTTTGGATACACAACACGGGTCCTCTTGGATGCTTGACTCAGAATGTTGCCAGATTTGGAACTGACCCATCAAAGCTTGATGAGCTAGGATGTGTAAGCGCGCATAACCAAGCAGCTAAACTTTTCAACATCCAGCTTCATGCTCTCTGCATAAAACTGCAAGCCCAATATTTGGATGCAAATGTCACCTTTGTTGATATCTTTAACATAAAATTCAACCTCATTGCAAATTATTCCCGATACG GATTTGAACAACCAATTATGGCTTGCTGTGGGTACGGGGGTCCACCATTGAATTATGACAGTCGCATTAGCTGTGGACAAACAAAGATCTTGAACGGGACCTCGGCCACGGCCAAAGGGTGCTCAGACAGTACTGCGTATGTCAATTGGGATGGAATTCATTACACTGAGGCTGCAAATCAGTATGTCTCATCACAGATACTCACTGGAAAATATTCTGATCCTCCTTTCTCGGAAAAGATGCCTTTCCTACTGAAGCTTAAGTTCTGA